The following proteins are co-located in the Vigna angularis cultivar LongXiaoDou No.4 chromosome 2, ASM1680809v1, whole genome shotgun sequence genome:
- the LOC108319014 gene encoding probable xyloglucan galactosyltransferase GT14 yields the protein MEKSAPIFRGCYDNHHFCLAILFSFLFCSLFLSFRAPNKALTFKHLNPSTTTNPCFGRYVYIHQLPSRFNDDLLHNCHTLTRGTDKPNMCPYMQNMGLGPQILTSQGVLTNNTWYATNQFLLEVIFHNRMSKYACLTNDSSVASAIFVPFYAGLDVSRFLWLSNLTDRDSSGRDLLQWLANRPEWKKMWGRDHFLISGRIAWDFRRQRDEESYWGSKFRFLPESMNMSMLAVEASSWNNDYAIPYPTSFHPSDDTQVLQWQRKIRHQKRPYLFTFTGAPRPELEGSIRGKIIDQCRASSACKFVDCSYGVERCDDPVNVIKVFRSSVFCLQPPGDSYTRRSIFDSMLAGCIPVFFHPGTAYSQYKWHLPRNRTGYSVYIPVKDVKQWNTSVEEVLLGISESEVLAMREEVLKVIPNIIYADPRSKLDFFEDAFDLAVKGMLERIEKVREATRRGRDPSIGFADEDHYKYTFSQSYS from the coding sequence ATGGAAAAATCAGCCCCGATCTTCAGAGGTTGCTACGACAACCACCACTTCTGCCTTGCAAttctcttctcctttctcttcTGCTCTTTATTCCTATCATTTCGTGCTCCCAATAAGGCACTCACATTCAAACACCTGAACCCATCCACCACCACGAATCCCTGCTTTGGCCGCTATGTTTATATCCACCAACTCCCTTCTCGCTTCAACGATGACTTGCTTCACAATTGCCACACCCTTACCAGAGGCACTGATAAACCCAACATGTGCCCGTATATGCAAAACATGGGCTTGGGTCCTCAGATTCTTACCTCTCAAGGGGTTTTAACCAACAACACTTGGTATGCCACCAACCAATTCTTGCTGGAGGTCATTTTTCATAACAGGATGAGCAAATATGCCTGCTTGACCAACGATTCCTCCGTCGCCTCTGCAATCTTTGTCCCCTTTTATGCCGGTCTTGACGTTAGCCGTTTCCTTTGGCTCTCTAATCTCACTGACAGAGATTCCTCCGGTCGAGATCTTCTTCAATGGCTTGCAAACAGACCCGAGTGGAAGAAAATGTGGGGCAGAGACCATTTCCTTATTTCTGGGAGGATTGCTTGGGATTTCAGGAGACAGCGCGACGAGGAGTCCTATTGGGGTAGCAAGTTCAGATTTCTTCCTGAATCCATGAACATGTCCATGTTAGCAGTCGAAGCTAGTTCGTGGAATAACGACTATGCAATACCCTACCCAACTTCTTTCCATCCCTCGGATGACACTCAAGTTCTGCAATGGCAGAGAAAAATCAGACATCAAAAGCGGCCGTATTTGTTTACTTTCACCGGAGCTCCAAGGCCCGAGCTTGAAGGTTCTATCAGGGGTAAGATCATAGACCAGTGTCGAGCTTCGAGTGCCTGCAAATTCGTTGACTGCAGCTATGGTGTGGAGAGATGTGACGACCCTGTCAATGTTATAAAGGTGTTTCGAAGTTCTGTGTTCTGTTTGCAGCCTCCCGGTGACTCGTACACCAGAAGGTCCATTTTTGATTCTATGTTGGCCGGTTGTATTCCCGTTTTCTTTCATCCGGGCACTGCTTATTCACAGTACAAGTGGCATTTGCCTAGGAACAGAACAGGGTACTCTGTATATATACCGGTGAAGGATGTAAAACAATGGAATACCAGTGTGGAAGAGGTGTTGCTGGGAATTTCAGAGAGTGAGGTCTTAGCAATGAGGGAGGAGGTTTTAAAGGTGATTCCAAATATCATTTATGCGGATCCCAGGTCTAAGTTAGATTTCTTCGAAGACGCGTTTGATTTAGCAGTAAAAGGAATGCTTGAAAGAATAGAGAAGGTGAGGGAGGCGACAAGGAGAGGGAGAGATCCCAGCATTGGTTTTGCAGACGAGGACCATTATAAGTATACATTTTCACAAAGTTACAGCTAA
- the LOC108318989 gene encoding heat stress transcription factor A-5: MEGTGSGSGSSGPAAPAGPAPFLLKTYEMVDDSSTEEIVSWSSNNNTFIVWNPAEFSRLLLPTFFKHNNFSSFIRQLNTYGFRKVHPERWEFANEDFVKDQKHLLKNIHRRKPIHSHSLTQPLVDSERSAFEEQIEKLSRDKATIQSNIFRFKQHHSAAKTYLQDLLLRLDGMEERQQNLLTFFQNALHNPTLLQQITRKIESMDLLAYNKKRRLPRRLDDRDHVAGNTFVECFGTEFGNVSHQEFSDKLTLELSPAVSEMNLVVSCSTQSSNEDGESPHNMMLPEIAEIAQTGESLNFEMHSCLSRTATATESPKLDSNNEDGDSYISCLLNLSLASSPLQAKRNTFPDRSPSLIDCPEFGKLDGSKFCADDIKEYDAGASSSRSLNEVSNLAEATPTAPVRVNDVFWEQFLTERPGCSDTEGSMSTHKVNAYVADQDEGRSVHGISGNVMDMDQLTL, encoded by the exons atggaggGAACAGGGTCAGGATCAGGTTCGTCAGGTCCGGCAGCTCCGGCAGGTCCAGCACCGTTCCTACTGAAGACATACGAGATGGTGGATGATTCATCGACGGAGGAAATAGTATCGTGGAGTTCCAACAACAACACCTTCATCGTTTGGAACCCTGCTGAATTTTCTCGCCTTCTTCTTCCCACTTTTTTCAAACACAACAACTTCTCCAGCTTCATCCGTCAGCTTAACACCTAT GGATTTAGAAAAGTACACCCTGAGCGATGGGAGTTTGCTAATGAAGATTTTGTGAAAGATCAAAAGCATCTTCTAAAGAATATTCACCGCAGGAAACCTATCCACAGTCACTCACTCACACAACCCCTCGTGGATTCGGAAAGGTCCGCATTTGAGGAACAGATAGAGAAACTTTCACGCGACAAGGCCACCATTCAATCCAATATTTTCCGCTTCAAACAACACCACTCCGCTGCCAAGACTTATCTTCAAGATCTGCTTCTGCGATTGGATGGCATGGAGGAGAGGCAGCAAAATTTGCTCACCTTCTTTCAAAACGCTCTTCACAATCCTACTCTTCTTCAACAGATCACTCGCAAAATCGAGTCCATGGATTTGCTGGCTTATAACAAGAAAAGGCGATTACCTCGTCGGCTTGATGATCGTGACCACGTTGCTGGAAACAcctttgttgaatgttttggaACGGAATTTGGAAATGTTTCTCATCAAGAATTCTCCGATAAACTCACACTGGAACTGTCACCTGCTGTTTCAGAAATGAACTTGGTGGTGTCGTGTAGTACACAGAGTTCAAATGAAGATGGAGAAAGCCCACATAATATGATGCTACCTGAGATAGCAGAGATTGCACAGACCGGAGAGTCTCTTAATTTTGAGATGCATTCCTGTTTATCACGAACCGCCACAGCTACCGAGAGCCCCAAATTGGACTCAAATAATGAAGATGGTGACAGTTATATATCCTGTCTTTTGAATCTATCTCTGGCATCTTCTCCACTACAAGCCAAGAGAAACACATTCCCAGATAGATCCCCATCCCTAATAGACTGTCCAGAATTTGGCAAATTGGATGGATCAAAGTTTTGTGCCGATGATATTAAAGAATATGACGCTGGAGCCTCTTCAAGCAGAAGTCTAAACGAGGTCAGTAATTTAGCCGAGGCTACCCCAACTGCTCCAGTTAGAGTAAATGATGTGTTCTGGGAACAGTTCCTTACTGAAAGACCAGGTTGTTCTGACACCGAAGGCTCAATGTCCACCCACAAAGTAAATGCTTATGTTGCTGATCAAGATGAAGGGCGATCCGTTCATGGAATCTCTGGAAATGTTATGGACATGGATCAGCTCACACTCTGA
- the LOC108318975 gene encoding probable polygalacturonase At3g15720 yields MKVLFVVLLVFVIASSNLCATECSTFDVVGYGATGNGQTDDTKAFLKAWKDVCGATLQTAKLVIPRNKTFMLQPLSLKGPCNPATIEVRLEGTVIAPKSNGDWKFLDEKNKWIEFSDISGLVIEGGGLIDGQGAAWWNIADVSIRPTALHFHNCKDVRLRSMHHKNSPRNHISIDTCNGLEISHVRITAPMQSPNTDGIDISGSSNIFIHSSIIQTGDDCIAINSGTSFVNISDIFCGPGHGISIGSLGRNGDDARVENIHVRNCTFLGSTNGVRLKTWRGGRGYARKIVFEDIKVVGVMRPVIINQNYLGLLDGISAVKISDVSFRNVKGTTGSDSAVELNCDPYVGCNDIVLDHISIVKEDGGEAKASCSGAQGTCFRCNPIVPCLSDSQLT; encoded by the exons ATGAAGGTTCTATTTGTTGTCCTTCTGGTATTTGTAATTGCTTCATCTAACTTGTGTGCTACAGAATGTTCAACTTTCGACGTTGTTGGCTACGGTGCCACAGGGAATGGCCAGACTGATGATACAAAA GCTTTCTTGAAAGCATGGAAAGACGTGTGTGGTGCAACTCTGCAGACGGCGAAACTTGTCATACCCCGGAATAAAACATTCATGTTGCAACCTCTGTCGCTTAAGGGTCCTTGCAATCCAGCAACCATTGAAGTTCGG CTTGAGGGGACTGTCATAGCACCTAAAAGCAATGGGGATTGGAAATTTTTGGACGAAAAAAATAAATGGATAGAATTTTCAGACATATCTGGTCTTGTGATTGAGGGAGGAGGGCTGATTGATGGGCAAGGCGCTGCGTGGTGGAACATCGCCGATGTCTCCATAAGGCCCACT GCTCTACATTTCCATAACTGTAAAGATGTAAGACTTAGATCGATGCATCACAAGAACAGCCCCAGAAATCATATAAGCATAGACACGTGCAATGGGTTAGAAATCTCCCATGTTCGCATCACTGCACCGATGCAAAGTCCAAACACCGACGGGATAGATATCTCTGGATCATCCAACATCTTCATACACTCTTCCATCATTCAAACCG GTGATGACTGCATCGCCATAAACTCGGGTACTTCCTTCGTCAATATAAGTGATATTTTCTGTGGACCTGGCCACGGCATCAG TATTGGGAGCCTGGGACGTAATGGAGATGATGCCAGAGTTGAGAATATACATGTGCGGAATTGCACCTTCCTGGGAAGTACGAACGGAGTGAGATTGAAGACATGGAGG GGAGGACGGGGTTATGCGAGGAAGATCGTATTTGAAGATATTAAAGTTGTGGGAGTGATGCGGCCGGTGATTATCAACCAGAATTATTTGGGATTGCTTGACGGGATAAGTGCAGTGAAAATAAGTGACGTCAGTTTCCGGAACGTGAAAGGAACGACCGGCAGTGACAGTGCAGTGGAACTGAATTGTGATCCGTATGTAGGCTGCAACGACATCGTTTTGGATCATATTTCCATAGTGAAAGAAGACGGAGGTGAAGCAAAGGCATCATGCTCAGGTGCACAGGGGACCTGCTTTCGCTGCAATCCAATCGTCCCTTGTCTTTCCGATTCCCAACTTACCTAG